The nucleotide sequence TATCCGGCGATCGTGCCGGACTGGCATTTCGACAACCTGCAGGCCGACCTCGTCGGCGAGGGCTTCGACGCGGCGATCGGCGGCGGCTTCGAGCTGTCGGCCGGGCTGGTGGCGCGCGAACTGGCGCGCATCCACGTGGTGGCGGTGGCAGCGCCGGCCTACATGGCGCAGCGCGCGATGCCGCGCAATCCGTCGGAGCTGGCGGCGCTCGACGCGCTGGTGCGCCGCTCCTCGCCCACGGGCCGGCTGCGCAGTTGGACCTTGCGGCATGCGCGAGGCGCGGCGAAGGAAGCGGAGGTCACGGTCGAGCTGCCGCGCCCGCGCGCGATCTTCAACGACCCCGAGGCCATCGCGCAGGCCGCGCTGATGGGACTGGGCGTGGCGATGCTGCCGATGCCCTTCGTGGAACAAGGACTGCGCGACGGCAGCCTGCTGCGGCTGCTGCCCGAATGGCACCACGACGCGGGCGCGGTCTGGCTCTACTA is from Variovorax paradoxus and encodes:
- a CDS encoding LysR family transcriptional regulator, which translates into the protein MEPLNHLASFVQSAEGGSFSAAARRLGLTPAAVSKNVARLEARLGVRLFQRSTRRLTLTEGGERFLAQIGGALATLQDAVAGIDKDDGQPSGTLKVSMGQAFGRTHVLPMMGDFLARYPAIVPDWHFDNLQADLVGEGFDAAIGGGFELSAGLVARELARIHVVAVAAPAYMAQRAMPRNPSELAALDALVRRSSPTGRLRSWTLRHARGAAKEAEVTVELPRPRAIFNDPEAIAQAALMGLGVAMLPMPFVEQGLRDGSLLRLLPEWHHDAGAVWLYYPSKKLLPPKTRAFVDFVLERFREERFAQRMQVG